tgaaagAGCTACAGTGTAAAATGAAAGAGCTACAATGTAAGATGAAAGAGCTATGAACATCTTTACATACAGATAAAGAGTGAAAACagagaaagaaattaaaaaaagctAAAATCTATAAACCTTATGGAAAATAGAGTCATCCATATGTCTTGTATCACTTTTAAAAGTCGTTCTCTAACCAAGTGTTTACTGTATATGCACTCTTTATAAGTACTTGTATTgtcttacagctaaaatgatgtaggcttggtgtttcactcgtgagattacagctaaaatgatgtaggcttggtgatTCACtgatgggacattacagctaaaatgatgtaggtttggtgtttcactcatgtgacatgacatttaatccACCCCCTCATACAACTTACATTTTCATCTTTCATAATCTCCACTGTTAAATGAGGTTTTGGAGGAGGTTATGTTTTAAATCCACTTGTCTGCTTGCAGGATATCTGACTTGTAATTTATACAAGAAACCAATGGAGGGACACATTTCTGACAGCTATCTAACTTGCTTGCAAATGTATCATCCTATTCActgtgataatttcaaaaaaggaacaataaaataaatttttggGATAAAATGCTACTTTTTTGAGACATACACAATTATTTCATTAACCTCTTTGTCAACTTTAGATGCAATATCAACATGAAGTTGGTAAGATAGTCTGCACAAAGTCTGGGAAATTTGTTctgaatatttgaaaattttgcactcattcaaaaatatacaaatcatatatatatagttttttttccCCAAATATGGTCAGTTATTGAAAAGCGCTATGCCTAAGAGTCTCTCAGTAATGCTCCAGtaactgaatattcatgaatttgttctcatttttttacttttttatgtTATAGTACTAGCTAAAGCTGGTATAACGAATGATCACTAACTACTTGGCAATTGTTTGGTTGCAAGATGCATTGCATGAAACAACACTTACTTTGTTACATTTaggtttgttttgtctttattacatataaaataacattttcatcataaaaTGACGGTGCGGCAAGACATGAAGACTGCTTTAATTGTGAGTGCTTTATGGGAGAATGGCTAAAATGCCATCAATGAGAGAATTTTGGtatatatttgttgtatttttatttctgtcAGTTGAACagtgcattgcattgtatttacttttaatgtAATGTGCTTTATAAGAATTAAGGATTAAGATTAAGATCATGAGAGAGAGCAGGTTTTACTAGTAAATTGGTCAGGTGacacggtcaggtgacaaccaccGCCCTGCACATACAGagtacatgacattgtataggGAGATACATgatgcattttggaaatggaaataggtttacatgtacatggatggATTGTATTTAGGATTTGTTGACACATATTTAAATGGTCTGAACTGTGCCACAACAGTGTACACTTCACCATCAATGAGTAGTACACAGATTATCAAATTATAAACAGAATGGTTCGACACTTTTAGGAGAGGCTTGGTTAatttcaaatgataaaaattcatgaaaaataagGAAAAATTCAAGCTACTGAGGATTCATCATCATTTTTAGAAAAAAGTTCCTTTTCTACTAAATATAGGTTTTAAACATACAATATGTGGCTATTTCGTAGTCTACTTTGGTGATGCTTGAACACTTggataaagaaagaaaatagtAAAAGTTTGGAAAGATCAaacagattttaaaaaaatgagaaaacaaGTTACATTGACATACAGAGTAGAAAATATTGCATCATCCTTAGTATCCCTGAAGTCCGTTGTAAACCTTCTGTTTTGATTGCTGCTTTAATAACTTTTCAAGATCTGGAAAAAGTAAGAAAGGAAAATATACTTAATCAACTCAAACTTGTGATTAGCTGATTATAGATGTTACTAATAAACTTGAGAGTATAGTTTCCATTGGAGGAAAATACTTTTTTATGTCTCGcatgtttttttatataaaattacaaaaacaagaTCGAGACTGATAATGTGCAtgcacataaaatgttacatttgatctCATTGTGAACGTAAgtaaacagttttgtatttgatTCATCTTCATctcatccgacagtgatgttaAATTGCATTCATAATGAGAGAAAATGTATCACCTTATATGCTTGTGTCCTATCAgtgtctgtactgtattttgttttatgtaattcgCCATAAAAAATGTTATGTGACACGTAAAATATtgtgccacctaattgaaactctgcATGTAGTCCCTCTAGTTTGATAGCAGACAATTTGATGCCCCTTTTCCAGTTAATCCTGTGTAGTATCAGATATTCATAGCTTCcctgatcatactgccacctagaggtcagtTATAACTATGAACATTGTCATTGTGATAAGGATTATCAACAggacagattgacagacagaaaTGATATCCACAAATacatactgccacctagaggtcagtTATAACTATGAACATTGTCATTGTGATAAGGATTATCAACAggacagattgacagacagaaaTGATGTCCACAAATacatactgccacctagaggtcagtTATAACTATGAACATTGTCATTGTGATAAGGATTATCAACAggacagattgacagacagaaaTGATATCCACAAATacatactgccacctagaggtcagcTATAACTATGGACATTGTCATTGTGATAAGGATTATCAACAGGAGAGATTGACAGACAGAAATGATATCCACAAATacatactgccacctagaggtcaaTTATAACTATGGACATTGTCATTGTGATAATGATATCAAAAGGAGAGATTGACAGACAGATGAGATATCCACAAATACATATtgccacctagaggtcagcTATAACTATTTCATCAAACAGGACAGCTCAATGCTCTTTCCTATGTGGAACTGCTTGTGCACTACAATGTTTGTAATTCATTTACTCCAgtaagctgatgaacatttttggtcaatcATACTTTTAGTAATTGCTTGGCACACTTACTATTAATATACCAAGACataacaatgtaacaaaatgTTGACAAGAAGCGAGAAAAAATTACCTTTTTTGTCTTCCTCACTAAATTCACCTTTTGGGAAATCaacatcaaatgtaatataaagGGTTCCTTTAATGTTATTATTGTCATAGTTTGGCATGCCTTCATTTTTCTTGCGTATCCTGGCACCTGGCCATGTTACTTTATctctctgtacatgtacctgtaatgACAAAATCAGaacataattcatttttttggcaCATCCTGGCAAAATGTCATCTCACTTTATTCCTCTGTaagaaataatgacaaatgCAGAACTGAAATTGACATTGGTAAGAACACCAGGACGAATACAACATATTtaagtgtttttgctaaggtctggGATCCCTAGtaaaagaggggggggggggggattggtaaaatatgcaaagttttccataccatgtaccataattttgatggggaaTCCTGGTAAAAATGCCTGAGGAAcctgggtagattttacctgcttactacccttaaaaacactggtagggaaccctggtaaaatgtaTGGGGAACCCGAGTAGTTTTTACCTGTTTGTCTCCCTTGAAAAAAGACATTGGAAGGAGGGAACATGGTAAAATGTCCAGGGAACTAAGGTAGATTTACCTACTTGTCGCCCTAAAAGGGGAacactactccaggaaatagagacatttcaATAATCTATGGAttctagagagtcatttcatgattttctttacatcacctataatttcttgcaatttcagagaagcaTTAAGTtcatcttgtgcctttataggatatctttgctatgggctgttgcattatgggagtcagcagaaataatatattcaaattgtatgttgaatattcatgagtcctgagtgcctatatccttcagtgtaaaacatctcatgaatattcatcgtTCACAAATCTTTGTAATCTCTTACCTTGTGGCCATCTAAATGTGTTATCTCCATATCAAAACCAACTAACGCATCCCGTaatgaaattgtaacatttgtgTACAAATCATCTCCTTTTCTTTCAAACAAGGGATGTCTGTAATAATAATGACGAGAAaagaaatcatttcaaatttaaagaGTGACTAATAATTAATTTGCTTACTGAAATAAACACTATTAGTTCTAGTAACAAGCTGACAAATGTTCCTTCACTGCCAGATGAGCTACAAATTCCACCTTGGATTCTTTCATTAAACTGAAACAGATAATCTTTGAtatttgtgaaattgaatgcCGGATAAATTCTACATTCTACAGGTTTCTTGATTTTTCTCAGGATGTTAGATTTCATATAAGTCTAGCCAAGCAGCTTTCTTATACATGAAATACAATTAGTATCCTACACTTTTACACGCATTTAGTTTTAGACGGCTGGGATGAGTATTTGGTAAGTCTTTATTTTATAAACGTATTGagaatgtattgtgtgtgtgtgtgtgtgtgtgtgtggtacaaTACTTACTTTGCCTGAACTATAATAAATCTGAGATCTCCAGGCTCACCATCTATGTGTGGTTCTCCTGTTGAAACAACAAAGTACATGAATGTTATTCTGTACACCatcaaatttttaaataaagaGATGCAAGAAAACAGTTTGGCAAAATCTGTTGAACAAACAACAGTGGAAATTTTACTAGCACTTCTGAAACTTGTTATGTTATCagaatttattttgttatgttttacaattcacaatacaacacagtatAACACTAAATAATGCAATActttattttcagaaaaattCCCAGAAAATGTAAGTCTGATCTACAATTCTTAGTGTAGTAGTGGGCTAGGATGTGAAAATCAGTTGTCTAACAACTAGTTGAGTTTGATCTTTGTCGCTGTCGTCGTTGTTGCCGCCGCCGTCACTATCGCCACCACAgccaccaccactgccaccacctttttgtgtgtgtgagaaACCTACTATGGCTTACCTTCTGAGATAAATGGATATATATGGCCATCTCTCATGCCTGGTTCTATTTCAATTTCTAATAACTTTTCTTCAGATACAAATCTGTAAACAGAAGAAAGACATGTTATATAAGTATCCTGAAAGGTTTGCTTGCATTTGGTATGAAGGTATAGAGATGGATGGtcagtaagtaaaatctacctgaaaaATTAATACATACACTGAAGTATCTTCACATAAAATTTCAtatgtgttggtaaaccattgCATTAAATTAAACTTTGTtccagacacaaacacaaacacaaacacaaacacaaacacaaacacaaacacaaacacaaacttgaaaattgtacctgaatTTTTCAACTGCACACTTTAATCTCTGTCAACAGATTAACCCACAAAAGTGTAATTTGATACTAACAAGTTGATTTAGACTTACTTTACATTTGGACATTCATCACAAACATCTCTAGGTGACATCTGAAATCTTCCTGGGCCtaattgtattgtttgcatttctTGATGACAATTGCACTTCCTGAATCCAGGTGCTTCTCTAGCCACTGGTTTATACCGAACAACCTGAAAAAAATCCAGAAAAGACTTTCTAAGGACAGATAATGTGATTGGAGTCTGATTTAGAAGACTCTCACTTGTACGCATCACTatatatgtctatgtatgtatcacattgtattgcacatgtacattacaacaacagcagttaaaggccagggtttcaatcccaggttcttacatttGTGTTATCATGTAAGTGGATCTGTTTTTCTGGACAAATTTTTCaatagctctaccagacaaatatttttcacataaaGAGTTTACTTCTATCAAGTAATCTGAAAAGGGGCTTTCATGAGGAGTTAGAGTTGGAGGGGTTGGGGTTGGAGGTGGAAAGGGGATTGGACAATTGCTTGATGACGTATTAAATTCAGGGGACTTCATCTTTTCATCCTTGGCAAACTCCACTAATCAGTATGATTCATAccatgtatacataccatatatattacagtacatgtatatgaattcCATTTAGCAGTACAGTTTTGGAGACAATGTTACTTGTATATATGTGATGATAGTTGTTGTAATCTACATACAGCTATCAgagtggtatacatgtatgtgtaactCTATAAAGCACCtactatgtacatttgtacctttAGTTCCCCACACTTGTCCtgaggtacattttgtactttccACAATTATATCTCTAAGGAAACAATACGTATTTCACAGATTTTTCTTTCTCTATTTCTACCTGGTTATAAAACCATTCACAAAATTTACAAGTTAGGATATCTTTTTTGAACGTCTGATGACAATacggaacttgcaaacctgccattttgaatgttgcgtcatgggaaatgtgataataaatgctaatgaattggtattgtaaacaatactgttacattgctTGCAAccatgaatgatcaattcatagttaccctgaccactgtgggaggtttattttatcggtaactccagattaggtattacgaaaaccacagataatcccatagtcctttgcatctgagcatgctcagtctggattgcaagttccctattaaaaGATGGCTATACAAAGAAAATGTTCAACCTCTCACCTCAACAAAGTCTCCTGTATACAATTCTTCTAATGATACTTCTAAAGTCATTTCTATATCAGCACCTCTTGGTATATCATCCCGATGTCCGTGACCGCCAGAGCTAAAATGAAACCCACCAAAGCCAAAATCACCAAAGAAACTAGAGAATGGATCACCATGTCCACCCATACCACCTTCCTTCAGACCTTCCTCACCATGTCTGTCATACGTTTTCCGCTTGTCAGCATCAGATAAAACCTGAAATGAAAGGAAATAAAATTACTTGTCTAAGAAATGAAAACAGTGCATGTGGAAGACGCTTTGTATAACCTTTCAGGTTACAGAAATGTTGATTCCTGTTATGGATCAGATATATTCTGAAAAATCCAATTATGTCGATTATGTTACCAAGGAGCCTGGAGATTTTTAAACTAGTAGCCAAtcagatattatatttgtgagtttcatgacattttaaaactaaattaaacttgaatgtaatcagaacataatttttttttgtaactataCAGCCATAAACATGGAAAATTGTATACACATGAAATGGTACTatacatatttgaaaaaaaatatgcctGGTATGAAATTTTAGTAAcaattttcatccatattgGGCAGTAGTAAAATGAGTACTAGGCCGTAGACATACTTATAATACACCatgtgtatacaaatgtaccatattgtACATGCCCCATTACAATAGTTTCAATATGGTGACTAACACATTAGAATTTCGCATGGGTGATTGTCAACACATTTACAGAATTgagtttatttttttcttctcaaattATTCATTAGTTTCCCAGTGAGTTTGTCAAATAGAAGTAAAGCAAATGCATTTTGAATTggtaattatgaaaaaaaaattgacaataaatataGGTTGTTTCATACCAGTTGGAAACttattacattttgttacaCTTGTACCACCTAACTTAGTACATAATATTACTGTTGTGTCACCTAACTTATTACATAATATTAGAGCATGCGTTGCAAGTGAATATCACTATTTTTACAGACATTAAGATAATTAAGTCATCGGAAAtgaaaaatgtcattaaaaacaatttatgtagatacatgtactctTCTAAATATCCATGACAGAATGTTGATATTCttgataaatttgatttgaaattgatacaggggagtttttttagtttaattaaatttgaagGATTGTGAACAAAGTTCCCTGAGATATTGAATAGaacaaaaaatttaaatatttgtcacttttctttttGTTCGTTTAAAATATTCTTATTTTTTACCTCTTCTTTTAAGTTGAGTAATCATTGTTCAGTTTATATTTGTTGAcctattcatattttttatcagCTAGCCATCGTTAGATTTGTCAGTTTTTTTCATCACAATGATGTTTCTAAttctattattttattaaaagagccaaaaatgtcatttcatttcatccattttttataaacacacaaacagcTATAAATAAAGTCAAATCTGTACTCCcatgtttgcatttttatagattttgtgtcttgtctgtctgtttgtttgatttatgtTGTTGCCAGaatatgtatttgaaaaatcatgtccatcaaaataaaatttattggatattgatatttcatataaaatattttccatatacatttgtatttcttttttcaaaaccACTATATTTGAACAATAAATTCAAAAGTGAAGTAAACAAACTGGTAGTATTTAAACTAACAGCTGGAAGTCAACcacagaatacatgtacatgtacatgcatatacacaatACAGAATTCAATGGTTGACCTTTACCCTGCTgctatgcaaatgaggtcaATCTTGTAAACCAATCAGGAATAGCCACACTAGCTATTATAATTGACACTTATCGTCAGTGTAACAATAACCATGTGAATACTACAAATCAATGTATTCACTGTTGATTTCTTTTTTGTAACATCCTGGCTGCAATATTTGatcaaaaatgacaattttcatcTCAAAATCTGTTGAAACTACAGTATGTTTGCGATTATAATTGACtggaaatatatacaatgtatattcgATTTGACAAGCAAGGACATCATCGGATAATTTGTTCTTGTTGGTATATAATGTGGAATTAACATTCAAAGGCTTGAATGCATATTTACTATGATTTGAAGTgttttattacaatatcacaAAATAGACATTTTCTCTACACTTTcctaaataaaagaaaatttgaaTTCTTTTTAAACATGCATCAACTGCAAAAGTAAATGTCAACATCTCAAAAAGAAAAATGATTCCTTTATGTACATGgtaataaccatggcaacaaattagtaaattaaaaatcaagaattttttttattattttcacagAAGAAGTAAACAATATCCCTGCACTGTCATTACCTCATAAGCTGCACCGAGATCCTGGAATTTCTCATTTGCAGTAGGATCATCTGGATTTTTATCCGGATGCAATTCCATGGCTAATTTACGGTATGCCTTTTTAATTTGCTTGGTTGATGCATCTTTGGGTACACCAAGAATTTTGTAGAAATCCCTCctataaaacaaaatgtgacaTTGGCAATGACAATCAGAAAGTCATGGATAGACAGATGGATAGATGATCgcttgttgttgttattgttcaCATCTTTTTTTACccctttgtttatttgttgaccATAGAGACCATTTTACGTTCACTATTGCATACATCGCAGACATAGAACTGTTTACAGTAAATCGAGTAATATTCGTGTATGAGGGATTTAAAAAATGAAGCTAAATGGCTGGTCACAATTTTATATCAACTGGCGTGTGCTCGAATAAATAACTGAATGTCGACTCACTCTATTTATCATTTCTATAACTTGTATTTATTAATGACACTTCATGATATTTATAGGATACTTATAGATTATGGAAACATATATTTTGGTGCCGAAAACTTGAGAAATAAGCTGacctaaaaataaatgaatgaacacTGAAATTTGATTAGTTAACATAGGGGTTCCGAGAGCTTCCGCATTAGATGTTACACGTGTACTTCCTACGGACGGACGAACGGGCGACGTTCATCGTCAACTTATTAAAACATTAATCATCACAATTGAGTAACATGAATATAAATAATACCAACGCGTTGTTCTCTGTTTGAAAGACGTGATTAATGTTCAAAAGGCGATCACTTACCCCGCTAAAACAGCCAGCGAAAGGTGTAGAACAAGGAACCAAATAGTAACCGGCGACGCCATTTTACTCAAGTAGCGACTTTCAAACCGAAAGAGGGCGCTCCGAGAGGCCTAGGATGATTCCATATTCTCGAAGGGATGTGTAATTTTGCAGTTAATTTggtttttcttcatattttagAGAATTGAGTATGCACATAAATGCTACAGCATGCTAgaataataaataatgtaatgaaaataatgaaatgtgattatATATGTTTGAAATGAGGATTGCTGTTTATTTTACATAACGAATTTTGACTTTACACCCCACCTTAGTTCCGTCCACTTCCAACGCGAAACATCATCAATATGGCGGATATGTCGATATTGTAAAGGTAAGACCACctgtaaaatattatatattttcctAAATCTGACACTTTTGTGAAATCTAAAGAATTTTTaatatatgaattatacaaatctatatttgtgtattaaaaTAATTCTTGAATTACGCCaattttaattgtaaatttgAAGAAACTGCATATTGCCTGTCGTTTCTTTGAATATGACAAAATGGTGGTTGTTCATGTCCAGGAACATTTGTTCAGCTGTCTGTCCACATTTGCGAGAGATCGGGTAATTAAACACAACTAAAATGctagtttgtttattttatgtaaataatattgttattgtctttCAATCCTGCAAATAATTGATAGGCCAGGCTTTCAATCACAACACTCCTTTATACCTGGAGTTCAAAGTTAGCATcgtcacatcacattacatttatGTGTCGGCCTACGTAAAATATTCGTAACGTCTGCTAGAAAAACGattaagaaaaaaatagttcatGTGATGCTGAATGGAGTATTCTTTGCTCATGTTGAGAATAGATTATCTGATCACAGAAAATAGATGGGTACA
Above is a genomic segment from Glandiceps talaboti chromosome 20, keGlaTala1.1, whole genome shotgun sequence containing:
- the LOC144450503 gene encoding dnaJ homolog subfamily B member 11-like, encoding MASPVTIWFLVLHLSLAVLAGRDFYKILGVPKDASTKQIKKAYRKLAMELHPDKNPDDPTANEKFQDLGAAYEVLSDADKRKTYDRHGEEGLKEGGMGGHGDPFSSFFGDFGFGGFHFSSGGHGHRDDIPRGADIEMTLEVSLEELYTGDFVEVVRYKPVAREAPGFRKCNCHQEMQTIQLGPGRFQMSPRDVCDECPNVKFVSEEKLLEIEIEPGMRDGHIYPFISEGEPHIDGEPGDLRFIIVQAKHPLFERKGDDLYTNVTISLRDALVGFDMEITHLDGHKVHVQRDKVTWPGARIRKKNEGMPNYDNNNIKGTLYITFDVDFPKGEFSEEDKKDLEKLLKQQSKQKVYNGLQGY